The following proteins are encoded in a genomic region of Montipora foliosa isolate CH-2021 chromosome 8, ASM3666993v2, whole genome shotgun sequence:
- the LOC137967722 gene encoding uncharacterized protein isoform X1, which translates to MIVYKQKSWGEFVVSRKWPGRILHMPKRREIYRLFKPRFDWRMIRDQVGDSAFGNGYLEIEVKNPRTHIQNEKALYTDYEIEVKTNHPAFPLFHSQVRRRYSEFVWLRNNLGLDDVLMQHVPQLPRKRLIGRFKDTFLWQRQKGLEEFLNRLANITAFANNPAFLLFLQTSLTNKEMDYYLKTRTPGGIRSLTLRLHDKKLRADEKKRRPRTKTFSAEYPATEKSQSLKSKSYGKSWSSIGGESIFDEPAVDIPEPKHMKTMRSISCIACPSGMLTLPTIPGSSEDGLDSMRSESLTDPESHSEEHPLSRSWHGTPRDEIDLVLEDYEIIPLDSITRVQVPSVVDDEVEELFGMDLDYVEVNPEWGFTHDHRFDY; encoded by the exons ATGATAGTGTATAAACAAAAATCCTGGGGCGAGTTTGTTGTGTCAAGAAAATGGCCG GGTCGTATTTTACATATGCCTAAAAGAAGAGAAATCTACAGGCTGTTTAAGCCGAGATTTGACTGGAGAATGATTCGAGACCAAGTTGGAGATTCTGCGTTTGGGAACGGG TATTTGGAAATCGAAGTGAAAAATCCTCGAACCCACATCCAAAACGAGAAAGCCCTTTACACAGATTATGAAATCGAAGTGAAG ACAAATCACCCAGCTTTTCCATTGTTCCACTCACAAGTGCGAAGAAGATACTCTGAATTTGTGTGGCTTAGAAACAACCTAGGACTTGATGATGTTCTGATGCA acaTGTCCCTCAGCTGCCAAGGAAGCGACTTATTGGGCGCTTCAAAGACACCTTTTTGTGGCAACGGCAAAAGGGATTAGAGGAGTTTCTTAACCG ACTAGCAAATATCACTGCATTTGCCAACAATCCAGCTTTTTTGCTGTTCCTCCAAACAAGTCTGACTAACAAAGAGATGGACTATTACCTGAAAACTCGTACCCCAGGAGGCATCAGGTCACTGACACTGAGACTTCATGACAAGAAATTGAGAGCTGATGAAAAAAAACGAAGACCCAGGACTAAAACATTCAGTGCTGAATATCCAGCAACAGAAAA GTCGCAGTCACTGAAGAGCAAGTCCTACGGTAAAAGCTGGTCAAGTATTGGTGGCGAAAGTATCTTTGATGAACCAGCTGTTGACATCCCAG AGCCAAAACACATGAAGACAATGCGGAGCATCAGTTGCATTGCTTGTCCCAGTGGAATGTTGACCCTTCCCACAATTCCTGGCAGCAGTGAGGATGGTTTAGACAGTATGAGAAGTGAATCTTTAACAGATCCAGAGTCCCATAGTGAAGAACATCCCCTTAGTCGCAGCTGGCACGGAACACCAAGGGATGAAATAGACCTTGTCCTTGAAGACTATGAAATAATTCCATTGGACTCAATTACCCGGGTACAAGTTCCCAGTGTTGTTGATGATGAGGTGGAGGAGCTTTTTGGAATGGACTTGGACTATGTGGAAGTGAATCCTGAGTGGGGATTCACTCATGACCATCGATTTGATTACTAA
- the LOC137967722 gene encoding sorting nexin-10-like isoform X2, with translation MGNLACNTSYMTYLYTGRILHMPKRREIYRLFKPRFDWRMIRDQVGDSAFGNGYLEIEVKNPRTHIQNEKALYTDYEIEVKTNHPAFPLFHSQVRRRYSEFVWLRNNLGLDDVLMQHVPQLPRKRLIGRFKDTFLWQRQKGLEEFLNRLANITAFANNPAFLLFLQTSLTNKEMDYYLKTRTPGGIRSLTLRLHDKKLRADEKKRRPRTKTFSAEYPATEKSQSLKSKSYGKSWSSIGGESIFDEPAVDIPEPKHMKTMRSISCIACPSGMLTLPTIPGSSEDGLDSMRSESLTDPESHSEEHPLSRSWHGTPRDEIDLVLEDYEIIPLDSITRVQVPSVVDDEVEELFGMDLDYVEVNPEWGFTHDHRFDY, from the exons GGTCGTATTTTACATATGCCTAAAAGAAGAGAAATCTACAGGCTGTTTAAGCCGAGATTTGACTGGAGAATGATTCGAGACCAAGTTGGAGATTCTGCGTTTGGGAACGGG TATTTGGAAATCGAAGTGAAAAATCCTCGAACCCACATCCAAAACGAGAAAGCCCTTTACACAGATTATGAAATCGAAGTGAAG ACAAATCACCCAGCTTTTCCATTGTTCCACTCACAAGTGCGAAGAAGATACTCTGAATTTGTGTGGCTTAGAAACAACCTAGGACTTGATGATGTTCTGATGCA acaTGTCCCTCAGCTGCCAAGGAAGCGACTTATTGGGCGCTTCAAAGACACCTTTTTGTGGCAACGGCAAAAGGGATTAGAGGAGTTTCTTAACCG ACTAGCAAATATCACTGCATTTGCCAACAATCCAGCTTTTTTGCTGTTCCTCCAAACAAGTCTGACTAACAAAGAGATGGACTATTACCTGAAAACTCGTACCCCAGGAGGCATCAGGTCACTGACACTGAGACTTCATGACAAGAAATTGAGAGCTGATGAAAAAAAACGAAGACCCAGGACTAAAACATTCAGTGCTGAATATCCAGCAACAGAAAA GTCGCAGTCACTGAAGAGCAAGTCCTACGGTAAAAGCTGGTCAAGTATTGGTGGCGAAAGTATCTTTGATGAACCAGCTGTTGACATCCCAG AGCCAAAACACATGAAGACAATGCGGAGCATCAGTTGCATTGCTTGTCCCAGTGGAATGTTGACCCTTCCCACAATTCCTGGCAGCAGTGAGGATGGTTTAGACAGTATGAGAAGTGAATCTTTAACAGATCCAGAGTCCCATAGTGAAGAACATCCCCTTAGTCGCAGCTGGCACGGAACACCAAGGGATGAAATAGACCTTGTCCTTGAAGACTATGAAATAATTCCATTGGACTCAATTACCCGGGTACAAGTTCCCAGTGTTGTTGATGATGAGGTGGAGGAGCTTTTTGGAATGGACTTGGACTATGTGGAAGTGAATCCTGAGTGGGGATTCACTCATGACCATCGATTTGATTACTAA